The Pichia kudriavzevii chromosome 3, complete sequence nucleotide sequence CTCTTGATACCCTTTCCAATAACACATAACTAATGTCTATGTGCCGATGGTTGTCTTTATATACTCGATAAAAAACTGATCTCTCCTACCCTTGCAATGCATTATAGACCTGGATTAGGATAAGTTTTCCCCAGATATAAAACAGCGCTGAGCCTCCagatgttttttttatctctCGCTTTTGGTTTCCCCTTTAGGAATAAAGACGCCCAGATAAGCTACCAACTCTTTTGTTATAAATAAAGGTGTTTCACCACTTCCAATTGTGTTTATTATTTCAACAGTGCTCTAACTTTATACATACAACAGTCGAATTGCATAGCAGCAATAGAAAGAATTAACcggggaaaaaaaaaactgaaaaccAAACGAACGAAATGCCAATGGAATTCTACCCAACTGCACAGGCGGCAGATGTTTTACCACCTAAAATTTCAGACAACTCCTATCTCGGTGACACCATGACCAGCAAGAACACTGATGCTGAACATACAATCACCTCTGGCTTCTTCAAGGTTGTCCCAGGTGAACCGTTAGTTTACACATACACCTACGATGAAATGAAGGTCTGTTTGGAGTCTGTGGGTGACATGTCCATCACTGATGAAGAAGGCACCGTCATCAAACCTAAAAAGGGTGACACCATCTATTTGAAGAACGGATGCACGATTACCTTCAAAGCAGAAGGTGAGGGCTCCTACGGGAAGTTTTTCTATTGTGGTCTCAAAACATTAAACCAGTTATAAGATAAGATACGAGCTTacaaaaatagcatttATATACTTTAGGTAGATTTAAGAATACAAGTACAAAAGACTGGAATCATAGCCATAACTGAAGCTGTAGTCGACTTTGGCATGAATATGTGCCGATTTTTTCACCGCGTACTCTTTTAGTtaaccttttttttttctttctgttCCGTTGCTGATGgtatttttatattttttttttttgttttctcaactATGCTGGAACAGTGTATGTGTTTCTAATCCAGAATGTTGAGTGATCGTCCCACTTATTTTGGGAAGTATGGACAATCGGTTTCCTAATTCAAAGGTATCtcatcaagaaaacaatgaagCTGGTGCTTCTCCCAAACCCAAGTATGAACCTAGTGATGGAGAAGATTCCACAGTGATTGAAGATGTATTGCCATCTTTTGAAATGCACAATTATATGTTCAATAGAACCATTTTTGATACAGAAAATATAGCATCACTGGAACAACCCCCAACTTATGATGAGGCACCGCCGAATACAACAGGAGATTTGAATCGATCCAATTCTTCACTATTCGatcaaaataattttgttgaCCCCACCAAAAACCCGAACTTGTTGCTCTTGAACAATTTAgataaattccaaaaactGGATGTACCTCTCGACATCCAGATCGTTTTAACTAAAAGTATCCCCAAAATAGGGTCACCTAAACCCGAGCGAGAAAACCCTCTTAGACAGTACAGGCCCGGAGAAGTTGTTTGTGGTTACattatcattgaaaacaaaaccaaGGAGCCCATTCCGTTTGAAATGTTACTGGTATCGCTAGAGGGAAATATGACGATAACCAACCCAGCCAAACCCCATGAATTGATCAGAaagaaattcttgaaaacttATGATTTGAGTGCGTGCTTTCATTATGGCTGTATTGACCTTGCATCTCAAAATGTTTCCGAGAACACATTCATTGACGAATTTGACCAAACTTATCTGGGGTTTCAAAAGGGAAGAAGAATCAGGACTAATGCAAAGCATAAGAAACATTTTGCCTTTAAGCTGCCCCATTTTTTGTTAGATACCGCATGCTTTGAAGAGTTACCAAATCATTTAAAGCTACCACCATCTTTTGGTGTGGATAACTGCGCGTTTGGTGGTGACGCAAGAGATATAAGAGTTGACAATTTACATGGATATGGTAGGTTGAATGTCTATGGGTCTCCCATAAAAACAAACGATTATGCAGTATACGGCCAGTCAATTTCTTATCTGATCAATGTCCAATTTATTGGTAGAAGGTTGGATTTTTATAAAAAGTTCTACTATAAAGAGACATCACACGAATATGACTTTATTTCCTTGAAGAATGTTGAACATTATTTCAGAATTGATACCAGTGATGTTTCAACAGATATTCTCAACCCCTTATGGATGAGCAATTTTGGTGAAATGCCAACAAAAGAACAGCTCAAACTAATTGAAAACCTTACAACAGATAAGTTGAATGAAATTCTTGAAAGGAAAAACCTCAAACAGATTGGCATCAAAGATCGATTGGAACAGGATCAGATTATCTTTTCTGCATTGCCAACATCTAAGAAATCTGAACCTCATATACCCTCGAATTCATCGGATTTACCAACCAATTTTGACTTGAAGGAGCTGAAAACAGCCTTTGTTAATGACAACGGGTTTTGCCGCCAAAAAGCAATTACTTTAGTTCgtgatttcttcaataaagtTGACGGCGACTTATCAGTTACTATTAGTATGGATAAAAATGCCCAGATTAAATCGTTGAAGCCGAAATCCCTAAGGATGGCAAGtaaaaatccaaaacagTACAACAGCGAACTCCAATCAATAAGCTCCAACACAAACATTCGAACCCCATTAACATCTCCTCAATTAGAAACAGCAACGTCTAACATGTCATTAGATACGTTGATTAATGCAAGGCTTGATCAAGAATCAATGTTTGTTTCCTTAACTTTTGAGAACAGAAAAGGATCAAAAATTCACTTACCTAGTACTATTACAATTACACCCAATCTACAGGTTTATAATGTGGAATCACCCTATCCAATTCCAATTACTTTTGATAACCAGTTcatatttgattttgggtTGGAGGAACCATACCTatcaaacttgaagaaaaagtaCAAGTTTTACTACCAACAGTTAGTTCAAGTTTTAAAAGAGCTCGAAACAGGCCTAGCTAGAAGCTTGTATGATAAAATAAACAGTTTAGCAGGACTCAAAGTTGAGAAACATATAGTGAGGAAGATCTTTGAGTCACATGTTATTGACTTGCACAACCAATGGAAGTTTGACGAAGCCGCACACAAGTATCAATGTGAATTCCAACTACCACTAGCTCTGGACATGAGAAGCCCTGACAGATTGAATACTCTGTGTATTCCGCCAACTTTTCAACAGTGTCTGTTGTGCCGTCTCTATGCCATCAACCTGCAGGTGTCTGTGAAAAAGGCCAAGAATACACTCGAAATGACATTCCCGGTATCGGTGATTTAACAATGCACGCCgcactttttttttcatgtttacATCAATTCCAATCATCAGCGCTAGCCGCCATAGTTGGAAAAAGGTCGGTTTTCTGTGTTCGACCGGGGTGtcaaattttttccttcctGTTGACAGGGTTTCGGTTGATCTATTAATATGCACCACCTGACAGATGTTTCTCTCACATTTCCGAGAAGTAGCCGATTTGAAACGGGATACGGATAGCTTCCAAGTCTCTACATCTGCAGATTTCTGTACTTTTTACATAGGTTACTGTGTAAGACTCGTGAGCCAGATTGCATCTATCGAGCAGAAAAGGTGAATCATAGTATTGCTTGATTTTGATACCCGctttagagaaaaaaaaggaaaaattaaaacaaCTAAGagcaaagaaaacacaTATTCTATGACCATCAACGACAACGCAGATTATCCTCTCTATGCTAATAAATCAACACAGGCAGACGTAAAATTGATGCCAGATACAGATTCTACCGATGACGTGAGTTCAGTATTGGAGGAAATATTACCCTCTTTCCACATGCACAATGATGTCTTTTATAAGACAATTCTAGATAATAGCAACGAAAAcgaggaagatgatgatgccAACTTGCCTGAATATACATCAGATGTAGAAACGATGATCGAAGGTAACGATTCTAATGATCGAGAGATAGGTGATCCAATAAACAACCCTAGTTTGATCTTATTGAATAATGTCGACAAGTTACCTAGAGTTAATGTTAATGTTAGCATTAAGGTTGTTTTAACCAAGAAACAACCCCGAATAGGGGAACTTCCCGAGAAGGAAAGTCCTTTAGTTGAATATGGTCCGGGTGATAAAGTTACTGGGTATGTTCTTGTCAAGTCTAACAATAAAGAACCGGTGCGATTTGAATCATTTCACGTGTCACTTGAAGGTGTTGTTAAAGTCCCAAAAATACAGGCCGATTCCACAAAAAAGATTTTAAGTTATCCGTTTTTGATAATGCATGACTTGAACGCATCTTATCATGAAGGTCATATACCAATGACTGCATATGGCGAAGATAGAGTTTTGCAAGCTGATCCAACCGATAATTCATTAATTGGATTTAAAAATCGGACAATTGTGCCAAATCTAACGCATAAGAAATTCTTCACATTTAGATTGCCCTATAATTTGCTAGATACGACATGCCCTGATAACATCAGTGagcatttgaatttgttaCCAAGTTATGGATTAGACGAAGAAATAAGCAGGCTAATCGAAGTCAATAGAAATGTCGATCCGGCATTGAAATATAggagatttgaaaatttaccAGATAGCCCAATTTTAGTCAATGATCTAGCACCCAATGGCCAATCAATTTcttattttatcaaagttCAGATTGTCGGACGCACTAGTATAGTCAAAAAAGTCAAAGCACAAATTCCAAAAGACGTGAGTAGTCGATATTCAATTTTCAATGTTAAAAAATGTTATCTAAGAGTTAAGGCAATTAGGGAAGGCCTTACTAATAATCTTATCAATGCAATGAGCGATGGAGCTATAATAAACAGCTATAGAACATGTGAGCAGATAGCATATTTTGAGGAATATGTGATCAAATCACTTCAGCGGCTGAAAACGAGAGCACAGTTAATAACTGCCGGTATAAAAGATAAAGTGAAACAAGACGAGTATATTGCTTCATTGGAATCCgatgaaacaaagaaagcCAAACATCTAAACAAAACCACCAATCTCAACCAAAACATCATAAGGTGTAATAATCATTATTACCTAAATCATgataaagttgaaatttcCAAGGATATTTTTGGGAGATCAGGTGGAAGTATTTATATAAAGGCTTCCATGCCAAGCGACAGCCATATAAATTCCATCAAGTCACATTTGCTTCATGGTAAATCTGAAAACCGCCCCATTATGAACCGAAACTACAGTTTACCCTTGAGTCATACAACTTCCAATTCCACATTAGCATTGTCTAGTGTCAGGTCATCACCaaatttcaatgaattggCTGATCAAGATGTGCAATTTATTGAGCTGGACTTACAGTATCGGGGCAAGCTTGGTAGGTTTGAACTACCTTCATCGATAAATATAAACTCGGTTATCAAGGCTGTGAATGTTTCCTCAGTCAATTGTATACCATTCAACATCGATGGTGAGTTTTTGATGGATGACCAACTACATGCACATGTATTACCTAGCTTACGAGCCAACTTTAAGACATATGGGGATGAGGTAGATATGCTGCGTGACCGGAAAGTTTTAGTTGGTAAAGAACTACGGAATTCAATTGAagcaatcaaaaatttgaCAATTGTGGAAACACCGGTTTCTAAAGTGGAATTTTCACCcgaagttgttgatttgaCAAAGGAATGGCGGTATGAGGAGGAAACAAAGTGTTACAAGGCTTCAATCCGAGTTCCCTTGGAACTAAACAGTAAACTATTACGTCGAAGCTCAGTTCATTTACTACCTACCTTTGAAAGTTGTTTGGTGAGTCAGTTTTATTTAGTTTACTTCACCTTGAGTATAAAGAAGTCCAAGAAGTACATAACATTCAAGTTCCCTATCAAAGTTGTGTAATCTAGTCGTTCCTATATATTAAGGTATAATTTATAGCCGAAACATCACAACCCTCCCACCATCCCCTCTCACGTGACCACCAGTAGCCCTAATTACCGTTTTCGGCCGcagattttctttgttgcaatttttttttctccattcGACGAGATGCAATTTCCAGCGACGAGTTTTGATGgagcttttttttttcagctaGTTTCATCACTGAGTTGGTCCTTTTAGTTTTCGACTGGATTTATATTGCAAAGTAAGGAACTAGTCTGCAGTTTTTTTGCTTAAAGAGTGATTATTCCAAATTAAACCGACATGTCTACTGAAACCGCATTATCCTACGCAGCAGTTATCTTAGCTGACTCTGAATTAGAAGTTTCTTCTGAAAACTTATCCAAATTAGTTGCAGGTGCaaacattgaaattgacTCTATCTGGGCTCAAATTTACGCAAAGGCATTAGAAGGTAAGGACTTGTCCTCTTTATTATTCAACTTTGAAGTTTCTGCATCTCCAGCAGCAGGTGCTTCCGCAGGTGCAGCAGCAGGTGCATCTGGTGAAGCAGcagctgaagaagaagttgaagaagcaaaggAAGAATCCGATGATGACATGGGTTTCGGTTTATTCGATTAAACTAGTTAGTTTTTAATGTTAATCTTATAACTTTTATAAATTTTGTGTTAAAAATATCCATTAATCATTGAAATAACCTAAAAAATCCTTGGTTGTCTGCATATTGTTAGTAGGCTAGATGCTATAATACATTGTTTCCGCCAATGTTATACATCCTCCGATTTCATTAAACTAGCAAAATAACATATTAACTACAGGAACATTCAAGGTGACACTATTAAACGCTGTTTTGTAGACCGATTTTAAGAGTAAGAtgaaatatatatataaaagATAGGTTTATTTAAAAATTAGaattatttcttcttttcagcTTCAGCTTCAGCTCTTTCAGCTGCTCTCTTTGCTCTAATACCCTTGTATCTCTTTTCAGATCTTGCTAATCTTAAGGTTCTGTAAGCAGTTTGTTCtggaacaacaacagctcTTGGGGTGACATCAGCTGCTGGTTGTTCAACTGGGAAGGTAGCAGAGATGGAGACTTGTTCACCAGTTGGCTTGGTGTTCTTGTCAAAGATGATCAAGGAGTCCTTGTAAGCTTGTAATCTTGCAACGTTAGcttcaaaagattcaacaGATCTGTTGACTCTTCTCAAGTCAACAGCAATACCAATGGTTCTAGCATACTTTGGAGTGTAACCAACAGCCTTCAATTCAGCAACGGTGAAACCCTTGCCTGCTCTGACTTTTCTGTTGTACTTGATGGTTGGACATCTGACAATTGGTCTAAGTAAATCAACTGGCTTTGGTGCAACTCTAGCAGACTTTGCAGCTCTTGCAGCTCTTCTGGATGCCTTCTTACCAGCTTGGTCAAGATGGACTCTGACTCTTTCTTGCCAGTGCTTTCTGAAGTGGTTCTTAAGAATTGGAAGGTTCTTGTGGATAGCTATATTAGAGATGAAACAATGTTAGTACGTCTTCTTTTACTTTATAGACTTGCCCTTCatgacttttttttcaactacTTCTCTCCAGTATTTGATGTATTGGATTTGATTTCTTAAAACTCAATCCaacattcaaattttcatcttGGTGGTGCTGCTCTTGTTCGAGTATATCCAATAAAATCCATGTAGTTTGACTGATTTAACATACCCAATGTTGTTGTaccaaattttttttttcttcctaCAAAACCCAGCTTCTAATATCGCCCATAACAGTATCTCCTATATCCAGCATTTCTACTGAAACAATAGATTAACGTCTATAGGTTTACTAGTATGGCAAAGAATAAAGACAAacttttttccttccttCAGCAGTTCAGCCATAGAGAACCTCTGGAATCTTGAAACTTGGATAACAGCAACCAATACATCCTTTGAAGAGAAATGCTACCGAGCAAGTGCACGTAACAGTAGTGGCAATGGTGGTGACGGTGTCATGTACATACCCATTGTTGATGTGTCTGGTTTGAGGAACAAACTAAAATGGGTTCTACACTATGTATTTccaaagattgaaaaaattgatgaatatcACAAACTTTACATCCCCCATAGTGGAAACCGACTCACTCCCATTCCCATTCCCACCCTCACCCTCACCCTCTCCGCCAACATTTCCTACTCTCCCCTTCCTCTCTCCTTGCCCCCCACAGTGGCCGTTTTGGTTGTTTCCCACGTTCGCGCTACGGCGGGCGGGAAagctatatttttttggtgCACCCCCACCGTCCGCTCACTGGG carries:
- a CDS encoding uncharacterized protein (PKUD0C06557), translated to MPMEFYPTAQAADVLPPKISDNSYLGDTMTSKNTDAEHTITSGFFKVVPGEPLVYTYTYDEMKVCLESVGDMSITDEEGTVIKPKKGDTIYLKNGCTITFKAEGEGSYGKFFYCGLKTLNQL
- a CDS encoding uncharacterized protein (PKUD0C06560; Pfam Domains: Bul1_N(1.4e-53)) translates to MDNRFPNSKVSHQENNEAGASPKPKYEPSDGEDSTVIEDVLPSFEMHNYMFNRTIFDTENIASLEQPPTYDEAPPNTTGDLNRSNSSLFDQNNFVDPTKNPNLLLLNNLDKFQKLDVPLDIQIVLTKSIPKIGSPKPERENPLRQYRPGEVVCGYIIIENKTKEPIPFEMLLVSLEGNMTITNPAKPHELIRKKFLKTYDLSACFHYGCIDLASQNVSENTFIDEFDQTYLGFQKGRRIRTNAKHKKHFAFKLPHFLLDTACFEELPNHLKLPPSFGVDNCAFGGDARDIRVDNLHGYGRLNVYGSPIKTNDYAVYGQSISYLINVQFIGRRLDFYKKFYYKETSHEYDFISLKNVEHYFRIDTSDVSTDILNPLWMSNFGEMPTKEQLKLIENLTTDKLNEILERKNLKQIGIKDRLEQDQIIFSALPTSKKSEPHIPSNSSDLPTNFDLKELKTAFVNDNGFCRQKAITLVRDFFNKVDGDLSVTISMDKNAQIKSLKPKSLRMASKNPKQYNSELQSISSNTNIRTPLTSPQLETATSNMSLDTLINARLDQESMFVSLTFENRKGSKIHLPSTITITPNLQVYNVESPYPIPITFDNQFIFDFGLEEPYLSNLKKKYKFYYQQLVQVLKELETGLARSLYDKINSLAGLKVEKHIVRKIFESHVIDLHNQWKFDEAAHKYQCEFQLPLALDMRSPDRLNTLCIPPTFQQCLLCRLYAINLQVSVKKAKNTLEMTFPVSVI
- a CDS encoding uncharacterized protein (PKUD0C06570; similar to Saccharomyces cerevisiae YML111W (BUL2) and YMR275C (BUL1); ancestral locus Anc_8.834), encoding MTINDNADYPLYANKSTQADVKLMPDTDSTDDVSSVLEEILPSFHMHNDVFYKTILDNSNENEEDDDANLPEYTSDVETMIEGNDSNDREIGDPINNPSLILLNNVDKLPRVNVNVSIKVVLTKKQPRIGELPEKESPLVEYGPGDKVTGYVLVKSNNKEPVRFESFHVSLEGVVKVPKIQADSTKKILSYPFLIMHDLNASYHEGHIPMTAYGEDRVLQADPTDNSLIGFKNRTIVPNLTHKKFFTFRLPYNLLDTTCPDNISEHLNLLPSYGLDEEISRLIEVNRNVDPALKYRRFENLPDSPILVNDLAPNGQSISYFIKVQIVGRTSIVKKVKAQIPKDVSSRYSIFNVKKCYLRVKAIREGLTNNLINAMSDGAIINSYRTCEQIAYFEEYVIKSLQRLKTRAQLITAGIKDKVKQDEYIASLESDETKKAKHLNKTTNLNQNIIRCNNHYYLNHDKVEISKDIFGRSGGSIYIKASMPSDSHINSIKSHLLHGKSENRPIMNRNYSLPLSHTTSNSTLALSSVRSSPNFNELADQDVQFIELDLQYRGKLGRFELPSSININSVIKAVNVSSVNCIPFNIDGEFLMDDQLHAHVLPSLRANFKTYGDEVDMLRDRKVLVGKELRNSIEAIKNLTIVETPVSKVEFSPEVVDLTKEWRYEEETKCYKASIRVPLELNSKLLRRSSVHLLPTFESCLVSQFYLVYFTLSIKKSKKYITFKFPIKVV
- a CDS encoding uncharacterized protein (PKUD0C06580; similar to Saccharomyces cerevisiae YDL081C (RPP1A); ancestral locus Anc_2.388), with the protein product MSTETALSYAAVILADSELEVSSENLSKLVAGANIEIDSIWAQIYAKALEGKDLSSLLFNFEVSASPAAGASAGAAAGASGEAAAEEEVEEAKEESDDDMGFGLFD
- a CDS encoding uncharacterized protein (PKUD0C06590; similar to Saccharomyces cerevisiae YDL082W (RPL13A) and YMR142C (RPL13B); ancestral locus Anc_2.387), with amino-acid sequence MAIHKNLPILKNHFRKHWQERVRVHLDQAGKKASRRAARAAKSARVAPKPVDLLRPIVRCPTIKYNRKVRAGKGFTVAELKAVGYTPKYARTIGIAVDLRRVNRSVESFEANVARLQAYKDSLIIFDKNTKPTGEQVSISATFPVEQPAADVTPRAVVVPEQTAYRTLRLARSEKRYKGIRAKRAAERAEAEAEKKK